One window of Novosphingobium sp. 9U genomic DNA carries:
- the thrC gene encoding threonine synthase: MDYVSTRGSAPALDFEGATLAGLASDGGLYVPREWPRFSTAEIAAMRGLPYAQLAARVMQPFVGNSLTPQRLQQLCEAAYGRFSHKAVTPLVQLDAQHWLMELFHGPTLAFKDVALQLLGLLFEEFLSRSDRNLTIVGATSGDTGSAAIDAVAGRAKVDVFMMHPKGRVSDVQRRQMTTVLAPNVHNLALEDASFDDCQAIVKRMFNDRAMTDRYAIGAVNSINWARLMAQVVYYFATALQLGAPEREVAFSVPTGNFGDVFAGYVAQQMGLPVAKLIVATNVNDILHRALADGDYSQGSVTPTAAPSMDIQVSSNFERLLFDLGGRDGAALAAQMGTFEASKAMQLTNAQRQGAAALFTSCRADADQMSHAIRWAWENCGELIDPHTACALHAARIAGIAPDVPVVTLATAHPAKFPEAVERATGQRPGLPARVGDLFEREERCAAVPGTYEAVAQYVAEHASPKADG; this comes from the coding sequence ATGGACTACGTCAGCACCAGGGGGAGCGCGCCGGCGCTCGATTTCGAAGGCGCCACGCTCGCTGGGCTCGCCAGCGACGGCGGCCTCTACGTGCCGCGTGAGTGGCCACGCTTCAGCACCGCCGAGATCGCCGCCATGCGCGGGCTGCCCTATGCGCAACTGGCCGCTAGGGTGATGCAGCCGTTCGTCGGCAACAGCCTGACGCCGCAGCGCCTGCAGCAGCTATGCGAGGCTGCTTATGGCCGCTTCAGCCACAAGGCAGTCACGCCGCTGGTCCAGCTCGATGCGCAGCACTGGCTGATGGAGCTGTTCCACGGCCCCACCCTCGCGTTCAAGGACGTGGCGCTACAACTGCTCGGCCTGCTGTTCGAGGAGTTCCTCAGCCGCTCCGACCGCAACCTTACGATTGTTGGTGCGACATCCGGCGATACCGGCTCGGCCGCGATCGACGCGGTGGCCGGCCGCGCCAAGGTCGACGTGTTCATGATGCATCCCAAGGGCCGCGTCAGCGACGTGCAGCGCCGCCAGATGACCACCGTGCTCGCGCCCAACGTGCACAACCTGGCGCTGGAGGATGCGAGTTTCGACGATTGCCAGGCGATCGTGAAGCGCATGTTCAACGACCGCGCGATGACCGACCGCTATGCCATCGGCGCCGTGAACTCGATCAATTGGGCGCGGCTGATGGCGCAGGTGGTCTACTACTTCGCCACCGCGCTGCAGCTCGGCGCACCGGAGCGCGAGGTCGCGTTCTCGGTGCCGACCGGCAACTTCGGCGACGTGTTTGCGGGCTACGTGGCGCAGCAAATGGGCCTGCCGGTCGCAAAGCTGATCGTCGCCACCAACGTCAACGACATCCTCCACCGCGCGCTGGCCGATGGCGACTACTCGCAAGGTTCGGTCACGCCTACCGCGGCACCGTCGATGGACATCCAGGTCTCGTCCAACTTCGAGCGCCTGCTGTTCGACCTCGGCGGCCGAGATGGTGCGGCCCTCGCGGCGCAGATGGGCACCTTCGAAGCCAGCAAGGCGATGCAGCTCACCAATGCCCAGCGGCAGGGTGCCGCGGCGCTGTTCACCAGCTGCCGCGCCGATGCGGACCAGATGTCGCACGCGATCCGCTGGGCCTGGGAGAACTGCGGCGAGCTGATCGACCCGCACACTGCCTGCGCGCTCCATGCCGCGCGGATTGCCGGCATCGCTCCTGACGTGCCGGTGGTGACGCTGGCAACCGCGCACCCGGCCAAGTTCCCCGAGGCGGTCGAGCGCGCCACCGGCCAGCGTCCGGGATTGCCGGCGCGGGTAGGAGACCTGTTCGAACGCGAGGAACGCTGCGCCGCTGTGCCCGGCACTTACGAAGCGGTGGCGCAGTACGTGGCGGAGCATGCTTCGCCCAAGGCCGATGGCTGA
- a CDS encoding SURF1 family protein gives MTGRRIPIIPTILVLAAAGVMVALGFWQLRRLHEKEALLARYQSAHTQAAEVPWPATEAAAQLSLYRHSRLLCARVIERRGIAGRSARGEAGLAVYAQCVLPDGSQAKVVMGWARDPAAQGNWNGGEVRGVIAPGPRLVADPPLGGLEANERPDPSEIPNNHLAYAGQWFFFALTALIVYAVALRRRRLS, from the coding sequence ATGACTGGGCGCCGCATCCCCATCATTCCGACGATCCTGGTCCTCGCCGCCGCGGGCGTGATGGTCGCGCTCGGCTTCTGGCAGCTGCGCCGGTTGCACGAGAAGGAGGCGCTCTTGGCGCGCTACCAATCGGCGCATACGCAGGCTGCCGAGGTTCCATGGCCGGCAACCGAGGCGGCGGCGCAGCTTTCGCTCTACCGTCATTCGCGGCTGCTGTGCGCACGCGTGATCGAGCGTCGCGGCATCGCCGGCCGCAGCGCCAGGGGTGAGGCGGGGCTGGCGGTCTACGCCCAGTGCGTGCTGCCCGATGGCTCACAGGCCAAAGTGGTGATGGGCTGGGCGCGCGATCCGGCGGCCCAGGGCAACTGGAATGGCGGTGAAGTGCGCGGCGTGATCGCACCCGGTCCGCGCCTCGTGGCCGATCCGCCGCTTGGCGGGCTGGAGGCGAACGAGCGGCCGGACCCGTCCGAGATCCCGAACAACCACCTGGCATATGCCGGGCAGTGGTTCTTCTTCGCGCTGACGGCGCTGATCGTCTACGCGGTGGCGCTCAGGCGGCGGCGGCTCTCCTGA
- a CDS encoding cytochrome c oxidase subunit 3 has protein sequence MAGSKTHDYHILPPDIVPLATTIGALTFTTGMVLFMHKLPGGHFVPWLGMAVLLASMFSWFSKIIKEAHAGDHTPVVQLHQRYGMILFIASEVMFFVGWFWAFFDFSLFPSTLAESVAGQWPPKAIEAVMDPFDLPLLNTLILLCSGTTVTWAHHALIHGDREGLKKGLWATILLGLLFSCIQAYEYANAPFPFGANTYGSAFYMATGFHGFHVIVGTIMLIVCLVRTYKGEFTPRQHFGFEAAAWYWHFVDVVWLFLFVAVYVWGGWGYPTH, from the coding sequence ATGGCCGGTAGCAAGACACACGATTACCACATTCTTCCGCCGGACATCGTTCCCCTGGCGACAACCATCGGCGCGCTGACGTTCACCACCGGCATGGTGCTGTTCATGCACAAGCTGCCCGGCGGCCACTTCGTGCCCTGGCTGGGCATGGCGGTCCTGCTGGCCAGCATGTTCTCGTGGTTCTCCAAGATCATCAAGGAAGCGCACGCGGGCGATCACACGCCGGTCGTGCAGCTGCACCAGCGCTACGGCATGATCCTGTTCATCGCTTCGGAAGTGATGTTCTTCGTCGGCTGGTTCTGGGCCTTCTTCGACTTCTCGCTGTTCCCCTCGACGCTCGCGGAGTCGGTTGCGGGCCAGTGGCCGCCCAAGGCGATCGAAGCGGTCATGGACCCGTTCGACCTGCCGCTGCTCAACACGCTGATCCTGCTCTGCTCGGGCACCACCGTCACCTGGGCGCACCATGCGCTGATCCACGGCGACCGTGAGGGGCTGAAGAAGGGCTTGTGGGCAACGATCCTGCTCGGCCTGCTGTTCAGCTGCATCCAGGCTTACGAGTACGCCAACGCACCGTTCCCCTTCGGCGCCAACACTTACGGCTCGGCATTCTACATGGCGACTGGCTTCCACGGCTTCCACGTGATCGTCGGCACCATCATGCTGATCGTCTGCCTCGTGCGCACCTACAAGGGCGAGTTCACGCCGCGCCAGCACTTCGGCTTCGAAGCGGCGGCATGGTACTGGCACTTCGTCGACGTGGTGTGGCTGTTCCTCTTTGTTGCCGTGTACGTCTGGGGTGGCTGGGGCTATCCCACGCACTGA
- a CDS encoding heme o synthase, protein MTAVVSPPPADWRDFFALTKPRVMSLVIFTGLCGLLAAPERIHPVLAFTAILCIAVGAGGAAALNQWWEADIDAEMKRTAARPLPQGRMNRTDARDFGVAISAGSVLLMGLAVGWLAAAILAVSIVYYAVVYTIWLKPRTPQNIVIGGGAGAFPPLIGWVAATGHVTLMPVLLFAIIFFWTPPHFWALALFVKTDYAKVGIPMMPVVAGEKSTRRQILIYAILLLPLSVLPWWIGGAGAIYGASAAVLSLGFLALSVRVGLREQAANDTMKPEKQLFGYSVIYLFALFAALVVDRFLPL, encoded by the coding sequence ATGACTGCCGTTGTGAGTCCTCCACCCGCCGACTGGCGCGACTTCTTTGCGCTGACCAAGCCGCGGGTAATGAGCCTCGTCATCTTTACCGGCCTGTGCGGTCTGCTTGCCGCGCCCGAGCGGATTCACCCCGTGCTAGCCTTCACGGCGATCCTGTGCATCGCCGTTGGGGCTGGGGGCGCCGCGGCGCTCAACCAGTGGTGGGAAGCCGACATCGACGCGGAGATGAAGCGCACCGCTGCGCGCCCGCTGCCGCAAGGCCGCATGAACCGTACCGACGCGCGCGACTTCGGCGTGGCGATCTCTGCCGGATCGGTGCTCTTGATGGGCCTCGCCGTGGGTTGGCTCGCCGCTGCGATCCTGGCCGTTTCGATCGTCTACTACGCCGTCGTCTACACCATCTGGCTCAAGCCGCGCACGCCGCAGAACATCGTCATCGGTGGCGGCGCGGGCGCCTTTCCGCCGCTGATCGGCTGGGTCGCTGCGACCGGCCATGTCACGCTGATGCCGGTGCTGCTGTTCGCCATCATCTTCTTCTGGACGCCGCCGCACTTCTGGGCGCTCGCGCTGTTCGTGAAGACCGATTACGCCAAGGTCGGCATTCCGATGATGCCCGTCGTGGCGGGCGAGAAGTCAACGCGCCGGCAGATCCTGATCTACGCTATCCTGCTGCTGCCCCTCAGCGTCCTGCCGTGGTGGATCGGCGGAGCAGGCGCGATCTATGGGGCTAGCGCTGCCGTGCTGTCGCTCGGCTTCCTCGCGTTGTCGGTGCGCGTGGGCCTGCGCGAGCAGGCCGCGAATGACACGATGAAGCCGGAGAAGCAGCTGTTCGGCTATTCGGTGATCTATCTCTTCGCGCTGTTCGCCGCATTGGTGGTCGATCGCTTCCTGCCGCTGTAA
- a CDS encoding class I SAM-dependent methyltransferase encodes MAELARDPLILAGEGWADYGLIDSGHGRKFERYGPYRFIRPEPQAMWSPRLPEWDAHGEFVPGSDEDGGGRWQFDKPVPREGWPLAWREVSFTAQCTPFRHLGFFPDMAPVWDWMRGQLPDAEASTLNLFGYTGVGTLALSAKGPVSHVDASKKSVAQARENAALSGVAERPVRWLIDDAAKFAAREVRRGKRYDGIILDPPKFGRGPTGETWRLEENLPALMADCRRLLDAQSRFLFLTVYAVRMSSLALAGLVAELFADLPGTIEHGDLAVQEDGEGGRLLPTAIFARWTNPR; translated from the coding sequence ATGGCTGAACTCGCGCGCGATCCGCTGATCCTCGCAGGCGAGGGCTGGGCGGACTACGGCCTCATCGATTCGGGCCACGGTCGCAAGTTCGAGCGTTACGGGCCCTACCGCTTCATCCGTCCGGAGCCACAGGCGATGTGGTCGCCGCGCCTGCCTGAGTGGGATGCGCATGGCGAGTTCGTCCCCGGCTCGGACGAGGATGGCGGCGGCAGGTGGCAGTTCGACAAGCCCGTGCCGCGTGAAGGCTGGCCGCTCGCCTGGCGCGAGGTCTCTTTCACCGCGCAGTGCACGCCCTTCCGCCACCTGGGGTTCTTCCCGGACATGGCGCCGGTTTGGGACTGGATGCGCGGGCAGCTGCCGGACGCAGAGGCGAGCACGCTGAACCTGTTCGGCTACACCGGCGTGGGCACGCTGGCGCTCTCCGCCAAGGGGCCGGTCAGCCACGTCGATGCCTCCAAGAAGTCGGTGGCGCAGGCGCGCGAGAACGCAGCGCTGTCCGGCGTGGCCGAGCGGCCGGTGCGCTGGCTGATCGACGACGCCGCCAAGTTCGCCGCGCGCGAAGTGCGGCGCGGCAAGCGCTACGATGGCATCATCCTCGACCCGCCCAAGTTCGGCCGGGGACCGACGGGTGAGACCTGGCGCCTGGAGGAAAACCTGCCGGCGCTGATGGCCGATTGCCGCCGCTTGCTGGATGCGCAAAGCCGGTTCCTGTTCCTAACTGTCTACGCCGTGCGCATGTCCTCGCTGGCGCTGGCCGGCCTTGTCGCCGAACTCTTCGCCGACTTGCCGGGCACGATCGAACACGGCGACTTGGCGGTCCAGGAAGACGGTGAGGGTGGCCGCCTGCTCCCCACCGCAATCTTCGCGCGCTGGACCAATCCGAGGTAA
- a CDS encoding cytochrome c oxidase assembly protein codes for MQVKALNRFNRDHRIALIALAIAAAMLGLGFASVPLYRLFCAATGFDGTTRRVDEQTASQVKAAANTISIRFDANVERGMPWQFKPLQRTDEITIGVRDMALFWAKNTSKEPLTGTASFNVEPEQVGKYFNKIQCFCFTEQTLQPGQEVRMPVLYYVDPAILSDPDAKDVQQITLSYTFHPAINAGAKALDRVGSGK; via the coding sequence ATGCAGGTCAAGGCGCTGAACCGCTTCAACCGTGACCATCGCATCGCCCTGATTGCGCTGGCGATCGCGGCTGCCATGCTCGGCCTGGGCTTCGCGTCGGTGCCGCTCTACCGCCTGTTCTGCGCCGCCACCGGCTTCGACGGCACCACGCGGCGCGTCGATGAGCAGACCGCCTCGCAAGTGAAGGCGGCCGCCAACACCATCTCCATCCGTTTCGATGCCAATGTCGAGCGCGGCATGCCCTGGCAGTTCAAGCCGTTGCAGCGCACCGACGAGATCACCATCGGCGTGCGCGACATGGCGCTGTTCTGGGCCAAGAACACCTCGAAGGAGCCGCTGACCGGCACCGCCAGCTTCAACGTGGAGCCCGAGCAGGTGGGCAAGTACTTCAACAAGATCCAGTGCTTCTGCTTCACCGAGCAGACGCTGCAGCCCGGCCAGGAGGTGCGCATGCCGGTTCTGTATTATGTGGATCCGGCGATCCTGAGCGATCCGGATGCCAAGGACGTGCAGCAGATCACACTCAGCTACACCTTCCACCCGGCGATCAATGCCGGCGCAAAGGCTCTGGACCGCGTCGGATCGGGCAAGTAA
- the ctaD gene encoding cytochrome c oxidase subunit I, translating to MATIADHFQGHVDDHHGHADHDHKPSFFARWFMSTNHKDIGTMYLVFAIFAGVIGGAVSGIMRAELMHPGIQYLGAVASFFGDDASDFNATLHMWNVLITAHGLIMVFFVVMPATIGGFGNWFVPLMIGAPDMAFPRMNNISFWLTFAGFCSLMMSAFVPGGLGNGAGTGWTVYAPLSTYGSTGPAVDFGIFALHLAGAGSIMGAINLITTIFNMRAPGMTMHKMPLFAWSVLVTAFLLLLSLPVLAAAITMLLTDRNFGTTFFDPAGGGDPILYQHLFWFFGHPEVYIMILPAFGMISQIISTFSKKPVFGYLGMAYAMVAIGVVGFIVWAHHMYTTGLSVNTKMYFTAATMVIAVPTGIKIFSWIATMWGGSLEFKSPMVWALGFIFLFTVGGVTGVVLANGGVDDVLHDTYYVVAHFHYVLSLGAVTALFAGFYYWFPKMSGRMHSEFLAHVHFWIFFIGVNLIFFPMHFLGLQGMPRRYPDYAEAYTHWNQVATIGYMIMSVSIVVWFINIIYAFTAGKRAEGNYWGEGATTLEWTLSSPPPFHQFETLPVIEDGAHH from the coding sequence ATGGCCACCATCGCAGATCACTTCCAGGGTCACGTCGACGACCATCACGGTCACGCCGACCATGACCACAAGCCGAGCTTCTTCGCTCGGTGGTTCATGTCGACCAACCACAAGGACATCGGCACGATGTACCTGGTCTTCGCGATCTTCGCGGGGGTCATCGGTGGCGCCGTCTCGGGCATCATGCGCGCGGAGCTGATGCATCCGGGCATCCAGTACCTCGGCGCGGTCGCCTCGTTCTTCGGCGACGACGCGAGCGACTTTAACGCCACGCTCCACATGTGGAACGTGCTGATCACCGCCCACGGCCTGATCATGGTGTTCTTCGTGGTCATGCCCGCGACGATCGGCGGCTTCGGCAACTGGTTCGTACCGCTCATGATCGGCGCGCCCGACATGGCGTTCCCGCGCATGAACAACATCTCGTTCTGGCTGACCTTCGCCGGCTTCTGCTCGCTGATGATGTCGGCCTTCGTGCCCGGCGGCCTCGGCAACGGCGCCGGCACCGGCTGGACGGTCTATGCCCCACTCTCGACCTACGGCTCGACGGGTCCTGCGGTCGACTTCGGCATCTTCGCGCTGCACCTTGCCGGTGCCGGCTCGATCATGGGCGCGATCAACCTGATCACCACGATCTTCAACATGCGCGCACCTGGCATGACCATGCACAAGATGCCGCTGTTCGCGTGGTCGGTGCTGGTCACCGCGTTCCTGCTGCTGCTCTCGCTGCCAGTCCTTGCCGCCGCGATCACCATGCTGCTGACCGACCGTAACTTCGGAACGACCTTCTTCGATCCGGCCGGCGGCGGTGACCCGATCCTGTACCAGCACTTGTTCTGGTTCTTCGGCCACCCTGAAGTCTACATCATGATCCTGCCGGCCTTCGGCATGATCTCGCAGATCATCTCGACCTTTTCGAAAAAGCCGGTGTTCGGCTACCTCGGCATGGCCTACGCGATGGTTGCGATTGGCGTGGTCGGGTTCATCGTGTGGGCGCACCACATGTACACCACCGGCCTGTCGGTAAACACGAAGATGTACTTCACCGCCGCCACCATGGTCATTGCGGTGCCCACCGGCATCAAGATCTTCTCGTGGATCGCGACGATGTGGGGCGGCAGCCTCGAGTTCAAGTCGCCGATGGTCTGGGCGCTGGGCTTCATCTTCCTGTTCACCGTTGGCGGCGTGACCGGCGTGGTGCTGGCGAACGGCGGCGTCGACGACGTGCTGCACGACACCTACTACGTCGTTGCGCACTTCCACTACGTGCTGTCGCTGGGTGCCGTGACCGCGCTCTTCGCCGGGTTCTACTACTGGTTCCCGAAGATGAGCGGCCGCATGCACTCGGAGTTCCTTGCCCACGTCCATTTCTGGATCTTCTTCATCGGCGTGAACCTGATCTTCTTTCCGATGCACTTCCTGGGTCTGCAGGGCATGCCGCGTCGCTACCCCGACTACGCTGAGGCCTACACGCACTGGAACCAGGTCGCGACGATCGGGTACATGATCATGTCGGTGAGCATCGTGGTGTGGTTCATCAACATCATCTACGCCTTCACCGCCGGCAAGCGCGCCGAGGGCAACTACTGGGGCGAGGGTGCGACCACGCTCGAGTGGACGCTGTCGAGCCCGCCGCCGTTCCACCAGTTCGAAACCCTGCCGGTCATTGAGGACGGTGCGCACCACTGA